From one Rhizobium rosettiformans genomic stretch:
- a CDS encoding 2-hydroxyacid dehydrogenase — MSDRPLVLIPGRIHPRVRDRLSDRFDLLEIADATAADVDADRLERVRGAAVSGRFPASLIERLPKLEVIGSFGVGYDGVDVKAAAAAGMVVTNTPDVLNDEVADTAIALLLNTMRQFYFAERYLRDGRWEKEGAFPLSPLSLKGRKIGLHGLGRIGMEIANRLLPFKVELAYHTRRPRTDVDFAYHDTLVGLAEAVDVLISIVPSTPETNGAINAEVLAALGPNGVLINVGRGSTVDEPALIAALQAGAIAAAGLDVFADEPRVPQDLIDLPNVSLLPHVASASVPTRDAMADLVVDNIVSWFDTGRPLTPVPETPLPKS, encoded by the coding sequence ATGTCCGATCGCCCCCTCGTGCTTATTCCAGGCCGCATTCATCCGCGCGTCCGTGACCGTCTTTCGGATCGGTTCGACCTTCTGGAAATCGCCGATGCCACTGCCGCAGATGTGGACGCGGACAGGTTGGAGCGGGTGCGCGGCGCTGCGGTCTCCGGCCGATTTCCGGCTTCGCTGATCGAGCGTTTGCCGAAACTCGAGGTGATCGGCAGCTTCGGCGTCGGCTATGACGGCGTGGATGTGAAGGCGGCCGCTGCTGCGGGGATGGTGGTCACGAATACGCCCGACGTGCTGAACGATGAGGTGGCCGATACGGCGATTGCGCTTCTCCTCAACACCATGCGCCAGTTCTATTTCGCCGAGCGCTATCTGCGTGACGGTCGCTGGGAAAAGGAGGGAGCCTTTCCGCTCTCGCCGCTCTCGCTCAAGGGGCGCAAGATCGGCCTTCATGGTCTCGGCCGGATCGGCATGGAGATTGCCAACCGTCTCCTGCCGTTCAAGGTCGAACTCGCCTACCATACGCGGCGACCCCGCACGGATGTCGATTTTGCCTATCACGACACCCTTGTGGGCCTTGCGGAAGCGGTCGATGTACTGATCTCCATCGTCCCGTCGACGCCGGAGACCAATGGTGCAATCAATGCCGAAGTTCTCGCCGCACTCGGACCGAATGGCGTGCTCATCAATGTCGGTCGCGGTTCGACAGTTGACGAGCCTGCGCTGATTGCCGCCCTTCAGGCTGGGGCGATCGCTGCTGCAGGCCTCGATGTCTTTGCCGACGAACCTCGCGTGCCCCAGGATCTTATCGATCTGCCGAATGTCTCGTTATTGCCGCATGTCGCGTCGGCCTCTGTCCCGACGCGTGACGCCATGGCCGATCTCGTCGTCGACAATATCGTCAGCTGGTTCGACACGGGACGGCCGCTCACACCGGTTCCGGAAACGCCGCTTCCGAAGAGCTGA
- a CDS encoding LacI family DNA-binding transcriptional regulator — translation MAQKVKLSTIAETLGLSTATISLALRDSPLVAVDTREKIKEQARALGYIYNRRAASLRTSRSGIIGVVVHDIMNPFYGEILKAIETELDRSRHTFILSNHYDSVDKQRMFIETLLQLGGDGVIMSPAIGTPPEDVLLAENNGMPAIFIARSMDGLDVPIYRGDDSYGISLATNHLIGLGHRSIAMIGGTDQTSTGRDRYQGYVNALRKAGIEVDPGLRIPGPRTKQGGFEAAVNFLSLPQKPTAAVCWNDLVAIGLMNGIARAGLIPGQDISVTGYDDLEEASIATPSLTTVWNGQAEVGRLAARALLDKLAGSHEPDGIHLIKPEMRIRQSTGPIRR, via the coding sequence GTGGCACAAAAGGTAAAGCTTTCGACCATTGCGGAAACGCTTGGTCTTTCCACGGCGACCATTTCTCTTGCCCTGCGTGACAGCCCGCTCGTTGCGGTCGACACCCGCGAGAAGATCAAGGAACAGGCGCGCGCCCTCGGTTACATCTACAACCGACGTGCTGCGAGCCTTCGCACTTCCCGCTCCGGGATCATCGGTGTCGTCGTGCATGACATCATGAACCCGTTTTACGGGGAAATCCTGAAGGCCATCGAGACAGAGCTCGACCGCAGCCGACACACCTTCATTCTCTCGAATCATTACGACAGCGTCGACAAGCAACGCATGTTCATCGAGACGCTGCTGCAATTGGGTGGTGACGGAGTGATCATGTCGCCGGCCATCGGTACGCCGCCGGAAGACGTGCTGCTGGCCGAGAACAACGGCATGCCGGCGATCTTCATCGCCCGCTCGATGGATGGGCTCGATGTGCCGATCTATCGCGGCGACGACAGCTACGGCATTTCGCTCGCGACCAACCATCTGATCGGGCTTGGCCATCGTTCGATCGCCATGATCGGCGGCACGGACCAGACATCCACGGGGCGCGACCGTTACCAGGGCTATGTGAACGCCCTGCGCAAGGCGGGTATCGAAGTCGATCCGGGCCTGCGCATTCCGGGTCCCCGCACCAAGCAGGGCGGTTTCGAAGCGGCGGTGAACTTCCTGTCGCTGCCGCAGAAGCCCACGGCTGCCGTCTGCTGGAACGATCTCGTTGCTATCGGGTTGATGAACGGCATTGCCCGTGCCGGTCTCATCCCCGGTCAGGACATCTCGGTCACCGGCTATGACGACCTCGAGGAGGCCTCGATCGCGACGCCATCCCTGACCACCGTCTGGAACGGTCAGGCCGAGGTCGGGCGGCTTGCTGCGCGTGCACTGCTCGACAAGCTTGCCGGCAGTCATGAGCCTGATGGCATCCACCTGATCAAGCCCGAGATGCGCATTCGCCAATCAACGGGCCCGATCCGTCGGTAA
- a CDS encoding MarR family winged helix-turn-helix transcriptional regulator has product MAKKDKADKDRGEKKKGKKKEPPASGVLSGAVTQVARALRTRLSHGLAESGLYPGQDGVVQLLAQEDGQTPGALAHQLGVKAPTMTRTIGRMEAQGFVMRRTDDRDGRLTKVYLTDEGRGSVARIAAVTEACEAYAIQGLTGKEVKILVKLLAVIEGNLSGQGGIRSADPADDDSD; this is encoded by the coding sequence ATGGCGAAAAAGGACAAGGCCGACAAGGACCGCGGTGAAAAGAAGAAGGGCAAGAAGAAGGAGCCGCCGGCTTCGGGTGTGCTGAGCGGCGCTGTGACCCAGGTTGCGCGTGCCTTGCGAACCCGCCTCTCACACGGGCTTGCCGAAAGCGGGCTCTATCCGGGCCAAGATGGCGTGGTGCAACTTCTCGCGCAGGAAGATGGCCAGACGCCAGGTGCGCTGGCCCATCAGCTCGGCGTCAAGGCGCCGACCATGACCCGCACGATCGGTCGGATGGAGGCGCAGGGTTTTGTCATGCGCCGTACCGATGATCGGGACGGGCGCCTGACCAAAGTCTATCTGACCGACGAGGGGCGCGGCAGTGTCGCCAGGATCGCAGCGGTTACGGAAGCCTGCGAGGCCTATGCCATCCAGGGTCTGACGGGCAAGGAAGTGAAGATCCTGGTCAAGCTGCTGGCGGTCATCGAGGGCAATCTGTCGGGTCAGGGTGGCATCCGGTCTGCCGATCCTGCCGACGATGACAGTGATTGA
- a CDS encoding creatininase family protein — protein MAKPALSFAENDPSLRADDRRDWIAVLPLGAHEQHGPHLPFETDTIIADGIMRRVAGTLPSHLPVTILPAEPVGYSIEHMDVNGSRSLTYDEAINRWLGIAEDLNRQGIRKLVLMNAHGGNSPLLTIVATEARVRFNMLVVATSWTRFGQPEGWITPEAKAIDIHGGDIETSVMLALAPDRVDMAKARAFPSRQSDFAARFNHLLAYGPHAFGWKMSDLNPEGVAGNAAAATAERGEKLLAHAVAGLLELLEDVHRFDVSDLDTA, from the coding sequence ATGGCGAAACCCGCCCTATCGTTCGCGGAGAATGATCCCAGCCTGCGCGCCGATGACCGGCGCGACTGGATTGCCGTCCTGCCGCTCGGCGCGCATGAGCAGCACGGCCCTCACCTGCCCTTCGAGACCGACACGATCATTGCTGATGGCATCATGCGCCGCGTCGCCGGTACGCTGCCGTCCCATCTGCCCGTCACCATTCTGCCGGCAGAGCCCGTAGGCTATTCGATCGAACATATGGATGTAAACGGCAGCCGGTCGCTCACCTACGACGAGGCGATCAACCGCTGGCTCGGCATCGCCGAAGACCTGAACCGCCAAGGCATTCGCAAGCTGGTGCTGATGAACGCCCATGGCGGCAATTCCCCGCTGCTTACGATTGTCGCAACCGAAGCACGAGTGCGCTTCAACATGCTGGTGGTCGCCACCAGCTGGACGCGCTTCGGCCAGCCAGAGGGCTGGATAACGCCTGAAGCGAAGGCAATCGACATCCACGGCGGCGACATCGAGACATCCGTCATGCTGGCGCTGGCGCCGGATCGGGTCGACATGGCCAAGGCGCGGGCATTCCCGTCGCGCCAGTCAGACTTTGCCGCCCGCTTCAATCACCTGCTCGCCTACGGCCCTCATGCCTTCGGCTGGAAGATGTCAGACCTCAACCCTGAAGGCGTGGCCGGCAATGCGGCGGCGGCGACGGCAGAGAGGGGGGAGAAGCTGCTCGCGCATGCGGTCGCGGGCCTTCTGGAGTTGCTGGAGGACGTGCACAGGTTCGACGTCTCAGACCTAGATACAGCTTGA
- a CDS encoding CobW family GTP-binding protein — protein sequence MTEASVKPTPVTVLTGYLGAGKTTLLNRILSENHGKKYAVIVNEFGEIGIDNDLIVESDEEIYEMNNGCVCCTVRGDLIRVVEGLMRRPGRFDGIIVETTGLADPVPVAQTFFMDDDVRSKTELDAVVALVDAKHLPLRLKDSREAEDQIAFADVVVINKADLVTHDELHQIEHIVRAINPSARIYSTTRSGVDLAKVLDQGAFNLERALENDPHFLDHDDPDHVCGPDCDHDHHHHGHDHHDHDHGHDHHHHDHGHGHHHHDHNAPSAIHDVTVTSVSLRGGEMNPDRFFPWIQKVTQTQGPNILRLKGIIAFKGDEERYVVQGVHMIVEGDHQRPWKDGEKRESRLVFIGRELDREKLEASFKACEATSA from the coding sequence ATGACCGAAGCATCCGTAAAACCGACACCCGTCACCGTGCTCACCGGCTATCTCGGCGCCGGCAAGACGACGCTGCTCAATCGCATCCTCTCCGAAAACCACGGCAAGAAATACGCCGTCATCGTCAACGAATTCGGCGAGATCGGCATCGACAACGATCTGATCGTCGAGTCGGACGAAGAAATCTACGAAATGAACAACGGCTGCGTCTGCTGCACCGTGCGCGGCGACCTGATCCGCGTGGTGGAAGGCCTGATGCGCCGCCCCGGCCGCTTCGACGGAATCATCGTCGAGACGACGGGTCTCGCCGATCCGGTTCCCGTCGCCCAGACCTTCTTTATGGACGACGACGTTCGTTCCAAGACGGAGCTCGATGCCGTGGTCGCTCTGGTCGACGCAAAGCATCTGCCGCTGCGCCTGAAGGACAGCCGCGAAGCCGAAGACCAGATCGCCTTTGCCGACGTCGTCGTCATCAACAAGGCCGATCTCGTCACCCATGACGAACTGCACCAGATCGAGCACATCGTGCGCGCGATCAATCCCTCGGCTCGCATCTACTCAACCACCCGCTCCGGCGTCGATCTCGCCAAGGTGTTAGATCAGGGCGCCTTCAATCTCGAGCGCGCGCTGGAAAACGATCCGCATTTCCTCGACCATGACGACCCGGACCATGTCTGCGGCCCGGATTGCGACCACGATCATCACCACCACGGTCATGACCATCATGACCATGATCACGGGCATGATCACCACCATCACGACCACGGTCATGGCCATCACCACCATGACCATAACGCCCCATCGGCGATCCACGATGTGACAGTGACATCCGTTTCGCTGCGCGGCGGCGAGATGAACCCGGACCGCTTCTTCCCCTGGATCCAGAAGGTGACCCAGACGCAAGGCCCGAACATCCTGCGCCTGAAAGGCATCATCGCCTTCAAGGGTGACGAGGAGCGTTATGTCGTTCAGGGCGTGCACATGATTGTCGAGGGCGATCACCAGCGTCCGTGGAAGGATGGCGAGAAGCGCGAGAGCCGCCTTGTCTTCATCGGTCGCGAACTCGACCGCGAGAAGCTGGAAGCCAGCTTCAAGGCCTGCGAAGCCACCTCTGCCTGA